The Cucumis melo cultivar AY chromosome 6, USDA_Cmelo_AY_1.0, whole genome shotgun sequence genome includes a region encoding these proteins:
- the LOC103483787 gene encoding chromatin structure-remodeling complex protein SYD isoform X2: protein MAASQNVELEAAKFLHKLIQESRDEPAKLATKLYVILQHMKSSGKEHSMPYQVISRAMETVINQHGLDIEALRASRLPLTGGTQMGDSSTAQYAGSSSVVGAAKDSKMGISGSEMSKSSPLASSKPPVGPSSTDHDYYPGSATHRSGQSFDQESPSSLDSRSANSQSQEKHDSVNWDKQLNDKDGKKGSKKRKKVDTSVVEPPSDNTHQLDTRNSLVNPRNVKTNRVEPPAYLAKGGNIEQVKHGLTKATEKPIDPQLYSVNRGDGTSTSNEKVLESELPMPSTSSVDATKMIQGTWRNNAPEMSMLRNSASREAGKLPVSQVPTPSQSRLPFKEQQLKQLRAQCLVFLAFRNGLMPKKLHLEIALGNNFPKEEGLRKDVDPRGISQSFNEARSSNEGMMPSGKLDAGRETGMVAPGTVSAGRTFEADSMKEVDNRRVEEKKGTPPDYSVQAEVRKAEAEGMREKTTAQTCLSSGSHPPDFSGTRGVLTAHNPVEDLENSNLQATAAAGISKPLNPETVGWTGIGSTNEVSRVSLPAFASQHELVVDRKNDVSAQLHIVRNNSGLGSQHIDSQSSFSMGERWKPISGTYDQYHAVMPSRDASVIPNIASHDDMHVPESESRCITEVQKVASIDEGKNGSLNTMEQEDNGKSMPSDLPMSPKYTMSEKWIMDRQKKKLLNEQNWLLKQQKTEKRIITCFDKLKDTVSSSEDISAKTRSVIELKKLQLLQLQRRLRNDFLNDFFKPISTEMDRLKSFKKHKHGRRIKQLEKFEQRMKEERQKRIRERQKEFFGEIEVHKERLDDVFKVKRERWKGFNKYVKEFHKRKERIHREKIDRIQREKINLLKINDVEGYLRMVQDAKSDRVKQLLKETEKYLQKLGSKLQEAKSMASDMDDGGAVNIAEKSESAIENEDEAKHYLESNEKYYMMAHSVKESIAEQPSCLQGGKLREYQMNGLRWLVSLYNNHLNGILADEMGLGKTVQVISLICYLMETKNDRGPFLVVVPSSVLPGWESEINFWAPSVLKIVYSGPPEERRRLFKERIVHQKFNVLLTTYEYLMNKHDRPKLSKIHWHYIIIDEGHRIKNASCKLNADLKHYQSSHRLLLTGTPLQNNLEELWALLNFLLPNIFNSSEDFSQWFNKPFESNGDNSADQALLSEEENLLIINRLHQVLRPFVLRRLKHKVENELPEKIERLVRCEASAYQKLLMRRVEDNLGSIGSTKVRSVHNSVMELRNICNHPYLSQLHAEEVDNLIPKHYLPPIVRLCGKLEMLDRILPKLKATDHRVLFFSTMTRLLDVMEEYLQWKQYRYLRLDGHTSGGDRGALIELFNRQNSPYFIFLLSIRAGGVGVNLQAADTVIIFDTDWNPQVDLQAQARAHRIGQKRDVLVLRFETVQTVEEQVRAAAEHKLGVANQSITAGFFDNNTSAEDRREYLESLLRECKKEEAAPVLDDDALNDLLARSESEIDVFETVDKERQEHEMATWKKLVLGHGISEPVPSIPSRLVTDDDLKVFYETMKITEEVPKAGEASHAGVKRKSEYLGSLDTQHYGRGKRAREVRSYEEQWTEEEFEKMCKVDSPESPRPKDAVAGEPSASVSGSVEATVLKKEEHASSPLPPVQPLAPVQPMPQHQTPPSKRGRGRPKRSTVDKLPAPVVPPPSLSITAKTETGLQGETISSISKTGCLDSLPGQGITGQIASGTAPNSQLTTPVPSIIPASESAPACSPAPIQAKHGRKTQTGQEAPRRRGKKQGIVPPPVPCSLSSDLRQDDPSQGKLTNPVAGQVNVASDVGSNASPTQPPTSFPGSASSKPITGPNDQPAIGVSSNLEPSAAMPSVSSISQIAPNLIPKPVQPRGPYRKTQNAAGAPRRRGKKQAGATPALPNTMAAASLSSNINLQKNHMDSSSSKAVVVSPKENIVNQATNIISEQLHRITGQGLESSKSTDNSNQGKETVSLSTCVSTVGSQVSTEQSQNTEHLSKSTGAAQDATISNNIVDETLKSHSLQDTPAVPVCGPPTTSLSSSVTVEMSPKPVIDVAPETAPSSQPIHSLPSVASTLQLPSQSPPPGFVQPKRQGRKTPRSREEPPRRRGRKPASLASVVPDGGSVSKEAKDLNVHVQPTQMGDSGSKDTCLKGKTGTENLESTSVQHVAGVTQIVDTHSLGPKRKEQAPKTAQQKQLLASSTKSDATGTLDRTTISGRYQTANVNDVARVMKEVFSGTGLSKAKVGESSGKESKDAPAMPVLSKSSVEVIRNNQSEATLATILNSNIPVGAHELESSVRASEVRPGSANASEECIIPKIDEENKLVESKETSAACSIVASGSGISSNINNADHNPPEGSTISSSLIDCNSSKTLKMTDDALKNETKPVSGGLLKSSPDRSSYEVPPSLNNDGESHPAPTLPVASDSSHTNRITAPCTNQENNGCQSLSGHHENLDHSGITRFDESSDALMSGAELDVQEHLSVATMNIECKNDEVNDVAPVLEQMGPASKQDVDIVMGKSSGSVDHSDTGASDMVKEASGNKLELASEEMPNLPSSDDGSAQVQEVSAGSPDDSDIAKSNRGSLEVDLVPPRVDAAECSIKTDVEEQKARELNTSSKCILEENLNVPEKEEKVLEDNAEFGEPKDVSEPIAPTQDNEHNKGDNDGACLMDVDVSRNDDLDESDAGGLIPADTSPSTSVRPNESKSSDAIVQMDVSDGEHVPEDTKATEVLGSSSLQEGVENCSFTSVVDQVDSLGKLEEPKNIGVSANLQVIVSQDDVISENLVREDSNDTSITPQEGKIEGSGEINRGSPSEERQSDPQAEEVLVDRIEEDKSGNLAQPLSSTEVKETNMMVLPTSLDNSGDQTDLPDSSSTMTGRENIENSCKDDLQDCTVTDSIKTLQDSRELPEEVSQVSAALAPTNSNDSPQMDPLSSSVSLERPRDNPMSSDHMVATHDNIVLSENVSSVSLITEENKCQSSSEKSLSDSAEPLENCKDSDNSSDRLVVTQVNKERLLSITENLISVDSSDHMEVSAGDQINVPQTEESVPGNPVDFLNQPPPSTSTMEEDKTETSFDSGLIAAPPLLRDVLQTETEPMDSSQPGGILEDVSGETILPSSSVLEEVGEPPLDKAATKLGSPSSLPAENESMERSPVSSPADNVIAVVETVVCDEADVPTENERCPLTDGVGDSKMAICNEADVPPVSDTVQGPANSFTSVELTIHDQVDVPPVSDSANAPNDTSTICDQADATPASELKQDPVDSATLACDHADVPTVSDSLPENKSPNLDLPSGSPPVKDETTVETRERSLEETPVNQSSVESETEDPKQSE from the exons ATGGCAGCTTCACAAAATGTTGAGTTGGAAGCAGCGAAATTTCTGCACAAACTTATTCAAGAATCTAGAGACGAGCCAGCAAAATTGGCTACGAAACTTTATGTG ATACTGCAACACATGAAATCAAGTGGGAAAGAGCATTCGATGCCATATCAAGTAATTTCGAG GGCCATGGAAACTGTCATCAATCAACATGGTCTTGATATTGAAGCTTTGAGGGCATCACGCCTTCCTTTGACTGGTGGAACTCAGATGGGCGATTCTTCGACTGCACAGTATGCAG GTTCTTCCAGCGTTGTTGGTGCTGCTAAAGATTCCAAAATGGGTATATCTGGAAGTGAGATGTCCAAAAGTAGCCCACTGGCTTCAAGCAAGCCGCCTGTTGGCCCAAGTAGTACAGATCACGATTATTATCCAGGTTCTGCAACTCATCGGAGTGGTCAATCTTTTGATCAAGAAAGTCCATCTAGTTTGGATTCAAGGTCTGCCAATTCACAGTCACAAGAGAAGCATGATTCAGTGAATTGGGACAAGCAATTGAATGATAAGGATGGTAAAAAGGGCAgcaagaagaggaagaaggtgGATACATCAGTTGTGGAGCCACCTAGCGACAATACTCATCAACTTGATACACGCAACTCATTGGTTAATCCTAGGAATGTAAAGACGAACAGGGTCGAACCACCGGCATATCTAGCTAAAGGAG GGAATATCGAGCAGGTAAAGCATGGATTGACCAAAGCTACAGAAAAGCCTATTGACCCTCAATTGTATTCTGTAAACCGTGGTGATGGGACATCTACCTCCAATGAAAAAGTTTTGGAGAGTGAACTACCCATGCCTAGCACATCATCAGTTGATGCTACGAAAATGATCCAA GGTACATGGCGGAACAATGCACCAGAAATGAGTATGTTGCGCAACTCAGCTTCTAGAGAAGCAGGAAAGCTTCCTGTTTCTCAGGTTCCTACCCCATCCCAATCACGTTTGCCTTTCAAGGAACAACAATTGAAACAACTTAGGGCGCAGTGCCTTGTGTTTTTAGCATTCAG AAATGGTTTGATGCCAAAGAAACTGCACCTTGAAATTGCCCTGGGGAATAATTTTCCTAAAGAAG AGGGGCTTCGCAAAGATGTTGATCCTAGAggtatttctcaatcttttaaCGAGGCCAGAAGTTCCAATGAAGGCATGATGCCATCTGGAAAATTGGATGCTGGAAGGGAAACAGGTATGGTGGCCCCAGGCACGGTATCTGCTGGAAGAACCTTTGAAGCTGATTCCATGAAAGAAGTAGATAATAGGAGAGTGGAGGAAAAAAAGGGCACACCTCCTGACTATTCTGTTCAAGCAGAAGTAAGAAAGGCAGAGGCTGAAGGCATGCGGGAAAAAACAACTGCTCAAACATGCCTGAGCTCTGGATCACATCCGCCTGACTTTTCAGGTACAAGGGGGGTTTTAACTGCACATAATCCTGTTGAGGATTTGGAGAATAGCAATCTTCAAGCCACTGCTGCAGCGGGTATAAGCAAGCCATTGAACCCTGAAACAGTTGGCTGGACAGGAATTGGAAGCACAAATGAGGTTTCTAGGGTCAGTCTACCAGCATTTGCTAGTCAGCATGAGCTGGTAGTTGATAGGAAGAATGATGTATCTGCTCAGTTGCACATTGTTCGGAACAATAGTGGATTAGGGAGTCAACATATTGATAGTCAGTCTTCTTTTTCAATGGGAGAACGGTGGAAGCCTATCTCTGGGACATATGATCAGTACCATGCTGTCATGCCCTCCAGAGATGCTAGTGTGATCCCAAATATTGCATCTCATG ATGATATGCATGTGCCAGAATCTGAATCCAGATGCATCACAGAAGTGCAAAAAGTGGCATCTATTGATGAAGGGAAAAATGGCAGCCTAAATACTATGGAACAAGAAGACAATGGTAAGTCAATGCCATCTGATTTGCCGATGTCTCCAAAGTACACCATGTCAGAGAAATGGATAATGGATCGGCAGAAAAAGAAACTCCTAAATGAGCAAAATTGGTTActgaaacaacaaaaaactgAGAAACGTATTATCACCTGTTTTGATAAGTTAAAG GATACTGTCAGCTCATCAGAAGATATATCTGCAAAAACTAGAAGTGTTATAGAATTGAAAAAGCTTCAACTCTTGCAGCTTCAGCGCCGGCTCAGGAA TGATTTTCTCAATGATTTCTTCAAACCAATTTCAACTGAGATGGACCGATTGAAATCTTTCAAGAAGCATAAACATGGTAGGAGGATTAAACAACTTGAAAAATTTGAGCAGAGAATGAAGGAGGAGAGGCAAAAGAGAATTCGGGAGAGGCAAAAGGAATTCTTTGGTGAGATAGAAGTTCACAA GGAAAGACTCGATGACGTATTTAAAGTTAAGAGAGAGAGGTGGAAGGGTTTCAATAAGTATGTCAAGGAGTTCCACAAAAGGAAGGAACGAATTCATCGTGAGAAGATTGACAGAATCCAGCGAGAGAAGATCAATCTTTTGAAGATTAATGATGTAGAGGGGTATCTTCGAATGGTGCAG GATGCAAAATCAGATCGTGTTAAGCAACTTCTCAAGGAGACTGAAAAATATCTTCAGAAGCTTGGATCCAAGCTTCAAGAGGCAAAGTCCATGGCAAGCGATATGGATGATGGAGGAGCTGTGAATATTGCTGAAAAGAGTGAATCTGCGATTGAAAATGAAGATGAGGCAAAG CATTATTTAGAAAGTAACGAGAAGTACTACATGATGGCTCATAG TGTTAAGGAAAGCATAGCCGAGCAGCCTTCTTGTCTTCAGGGAGGAAAGTTGAGGGA GTATCAGATGAATGGGCTTCGGTGGCTTGTTTCTCTGTATAACAACCATTTGAATGGAATTCTTGCCGATGAAATGGGGCTTGGAAAAACTGTTCAG GTAATTTCCCTAATCTGTTATTTGATGGAGACTAAAAATGATCGAGGTCCCTTTTTGGTGGTTGTGCCATCATCAGTTTTACCCGGATGGGAGTCAGAGATCAACTTCTGGGCCCCTAGTGTGCTTAAAATTGTGTATTCTGGGCCTCCAGAAGAGCGGCGTAGATTATTCAa AGAGAGAATTGTTCATCAGAAATTTAATGTACTACTGACCACGTACGAATATCTGATGAACAAGCATGATAGGCCAAAACTGAGCAAGATTCATTGGCACTATATCATAATTGATGAAGGCCACCGCATAAAGAATGCTTCCTGCAAATTGAATGCTGATCTAAAGCACTATCAGAGTTCTCACAGATTACTCTTGACTGGAACACCACTACAG AACAACCTTGAAGAGCTGTGGGCATTACTGAACTTTTTGTTGCcaaatatttttaattcatCAGAGGATTTTTCACAGTGGTTCAACAAACCATTTGAGAGTAATGGTGATAATTCAGCTGACCAA GCCTTGCTTTCTGAAGAGGAAAATCTTTTGATCATAAATCGACTGCACCAAGTGCTTCGCCCGTTTGTTCTTCGGAGGCTTAAACACAAG GTGGAAAATGAACTGCCAgaaaagattgaaagacttgTAAGATGCGAGGCTTCTGCATATCAGAAGCTTTTGATGAGGAGAGTAGAGGATAACCTTGGTTCAATAGGAAGTACAAAG GTCCGCTCAGTGCATAATTCAGTGATGGAGCTGCGTAATATTTGCAATCATCCTTATCTAAGCCAACTTCATGCAGAGGAG GTTGATAATTTGATACCTAAGCATTACCTGCCACCCATTGTTAGACTCTGTGGGAAGCTGGAGATGTTAGATAGAATATTACCAAAGCTAAAAGCAACTGATCATCGG GTTCTCTTCTTTTCCACCATGACTAGACTGCTAGATGTTATGGAGGAATATCTTCAGTGGAAACAATATCGATATCTACGATTGGATGGACATACGTCTGGGGGTGATCGTGGTGCACTAATTGAGTTATTTAACCGGCAAAATTCTCCCTACTTTATATTCCTTCTTAG CATTCGAGCTGGTGGTGTGGGAGTGAATCTCCAAGCTGCTGATACAGTGATTATCTTCGACACAGACTGGAATCCACAG GTTGATCTACAAGCACAGGCTAGGGCTCATAGAATTGGGCAGAAGAGGGACGTGCTTGTTCTTAGATTTGAAACA GTTCAAACGGTGGAAGAACAAGTGAGAGCTGCTGCGGAGCATAAACTAGGAGTGGCTAACCAAAGTATTACAGCTGGTTTTTTTGATAACAATACAAG TGCTGAAGATCGAAGAGAATATTTGGAATCTCTTCTACGTGAGTGTAAGAAAGAAGAAGCTGCACCTGTACTAGATGATGATGCTCTGAATGATCTCCTAGCACGCAG TGAGTCAGAGATAGACGTGTTTGAAACAGTTGACAAAGAACGGCAAGAGCATGAGATG GCCACATGGAAGAAGCTGGTACTTGGCCATGGAATTTCTGAGCCTGTTCCTTCCATCCCTTCTCGTCTTGTAACAGATGATGACCTGAAAGTATTCTACGAAACAATGAAGATAACTGAAGAAGTACCAAAAGCTGGGGAGGCTTCCCATGCAGGGGTGAAGAGGAAGAGTGAATATCTTGGAAGCCTTGACACCCAACATTATGGGAGGGGGAAGCGGGCAAGAGAG GTGCGATCCTATGAGGAACAGTGGACAGAAGAGGAATTCGAAAAGATGTGCAAGGTTGACTCACCTGAATCCCCTAGGCCAAAGGACGCTGTGGCAGGAGAACCATCAGCTAGTGTTAGTGGATCAGTTGAAGCAACTGTTTTGAAGAAAGAAGAACATGCTTCCTCTCCTCTGCCTCCTGTTCAGCCTTTGGCTCCTGTTCAGCCTATGCCCCAGCATCAAACACCACCTTCGAAGCGAGGTCGTGGAAGACCAAAAAGATCAACTGTTGATAAGCTGCCTGCTCCTGTGGTTCCTCCTCCATCTCTTTCTATAACAGCCAAAACGGAAACGGGGTTACAAGGGGAAACTATTTCAAGCATTTCTAAAACTGGCTGTCTTGATTCTTTGCCTGGTCAAGGAATAACTGGTCAAATTGCTTCGGGGACTGCTCCAAATTCTCAGTTAACTACCCCAGTGCCTAGTATTATTCCTGCCTCTGAATCAGCTCCAGCTTGCTCCCCTGCACCAATTCAAGCGAAACACGGTCGAAAAACTCAAACTGGACAAGAAGCTCCTCGGAGAAGGGGGAAAAAACAGGGGATAGTACCGCCTCCTGTTCCTTGCAGTCTATCCTCTGATTTAAGACAAGATGACCCATCACAGGGTAAATTGACAAATCCAGTGGCAGGTCAAGTTAATGTTGCAAGCGATGTTGGTTCTAATGCTTCTCCCACCCAGCCTCCCACTTCTTTCCCTGGTTCTGCCTCTTCAAAACCTATCACTGGACCTAATGATCAACCTGCCATTGGGGTTTCATCAAATTTGGAACCTAGTGCTGCTATGCCTTCTGTGTCTTCTATATCTCAAATTGCCCCTAATTTGATTCCTAAACCTGTACAGCCCAGAGGACCATATCGGAAGACTCAAAATGCTGCTGGAGCGCCACGACGTAGAGGAAAGAAACAGGCAGGAGCAACTCCTGCATTACCTAACACCATGGCTGCTGCTAGTCTAAGCTCAAATATCAATTTGCAAAAGAACCATATGGATTCTTCTTCAAGTAAGGCTGTTGTTGTCAGTCCTAAAGAAAATATCGTCAATCAGGCAACCAATATTATCTCTGAGCAATTGCATCGAATCACTGGACAGGGTTTGGAATCTTCTAAATCAACAGATAATTCCAATCAGGGCAAGGAGACAGTGAGCTTGTCAACGTGTGTTAGTACTGTGGGATCACAAG TGTCTACAGAACAAAGTCAAAATACCGAACACTTGAGTAAGAGTACTGGTGCTGCCCAGGATGCAACTATATCAAATAACATTGTGGATGAGACTTTGAAGAGCCATAGTTTACAAGACACACCTGCAGTTCCAGTATGTGGTCCTCCAACCACCTCTTTATCTAGTTCTGTTACTGTGGAGATGAGTCCCAAACCTGTTATAGATGTTGCTCCAGAGACTGCTCCTAGTTCCCAGCCCATCCATTCATTACCGTCAGTGGCTTCAACCTTGCAACTTCCCTCTCAATCTCCACCACCCGGATTTGTGCAGCCTAAACGGCAAGGTCGTAAGACTCCTAGAAGCAGGGAAGAGCCCCCTCGACGTAGGGGAAGAAAACCGGCCTCATTGGCCTCTGTAGTCCCTGATGGTGGTTCAGTTAGCAAGGAAGCTAAAGATTTGAATGTGCATGTGCAACCTACGCAAATGGGGGATTCAGGTAGTAAAGACACTTGCCTAAAAGGTAAAACTGGGACTGAGAATCTAGAATCAACCAGTGTTCAACATGTCGCTGGTGTGACCCAAATTGTAGATACTCATTCCCTGGGTCCAAAAAGAAAGGAGCAAGCACCCAAAACTGCTCAACAGAAACAATTGTTGGCATCATCAACAAAAAGTGATGCTACTGGAACCTTGGACAGGACCACTATATCAGGCCGTTATCAAACTGCAAACGTGAATGATGTTGCTCGAGTAATGAAGGAGGTCTTCTCTGGAACTGGCTTGTCAAAAGCCAAAGTCGGAGAGTCTTCTGGGAAAGAAAGCAAGGATGCCCCTGCAATGCCTGTTTTGAGCAAGTCGTCTGTGGAGGTGATCAGAAATAATCAGTCAGAGGCTACTTTAGCCACCATTTTAAATTCCAACATTCCAGTTGGGGCTCATGAACTAGAATCTTCAGTTAGAGCTAGTGAAGTAAGACCAGGTTCTGCAAATGCTTCAGAAGAATGTATCATTCCAAAGATCGATGAGGAaaataaattggttgaatcaaAAGAAACGTCTGCTGCATGCTCAATTGTG GCTAGTGGCTCTGGAATTTCATCAAATATCAACAATGCTGACCATAATCCACCAGAAGGCTCAACTATTTCCTCAAGTCTGATTGATTGTAATTCATCAAAGACTCTTAAGATGACAGATGATGCATTGAAAAACGAAACAAAACCTGTTAGTGGGGGACTCTTAAAATCTTCTCCTGATAGAAGCAGCTATGAAGTTCCCCCATCTTTGAATAATGATGGTGAAAGTCACCCTGCTCCTACATTGCCTGTTGCTTCTGATAGCAGTCATACAAATAGGATAACAGCCCCTTGTACGAATCAGGAGAATAATGGCTGTCAAAGTCTCTCAGGTCATCACGAAAATCTTGATCATTCAGGTATTACAAGGTTTGATGAGAGTTCGGATGCACTCATGTCAGGTGCTGAACTTGATGTTCAAGAACATCTTTCTGTAGCTACAATGAATATTGAGTGTAAGAATGACGAAGTGAATGATGTCGCCCCTGTTCTTGAACAAATGGGTCCTGCCTCAAAGCAGGATGTTGACATTGTGATGGGGAAGTCTAGTGGCAGCGTAGATCATTCTGACACGGGTGCATCTGATATGGTGAAGGAAGCATCGGGAAATAAATTAGAGCTTGCTTCAGAAGAGATGCCGAATCTTCCTTCATCTGATGATGGAAGTGCTCAAGTCCAAGAAGTTTCTGCTGGAAGTCCTGATGATTCAGATATAGCTAAATCCAATAGAGGTTCTCTGGAGGTTGATCTGGTACCCCCTAGAGTTGACGCTGCAGAATGCTCTATCAAAACTGATGTTGAAGAACAGAAAGCACGAGAGTTAAATACCAGTAGTAAGTGCATCTTGGAGGAAAATTTAAATGTTccagaaaaggaagaaaaagtatTGGAAGACAATGCTGAATTTGGTGAGCCTAAAGATGTTTCTGAGCCAATTGCTCCGACCCAGGATAATGAACACAATAAGGGTGACAACGATGGTGCATGTCTCATGGATGTGGACGTCTCCAGGAATGATGATTTAGATGAATCAGATGCTGGTGGACTCATCCCTGCTGATACTTCACCTTCAACGTCAGTCAGACCAAATGAATCTAAAAGTTCTGATGCAATTGTTCAAATGGACGTTTCTGATGGAGAACATGTGCCAGAAGATACAAAGGCTACCGAGGTTCTGGGGTCATCTTCATTGCAGGAAGGGGTAGAAAATTGTTCTTTCACGTCTGTGGTAGATCAAGTTGATAGTTTAGGGAAGTTGGAGGAACCCAAAAATATTGGAGTTAGTGCTAATCTTCAAGTGATTGTGTCTCAGGATGATGTGATTTCAGAAAACCTTGTGCGAGAGGATTCAAACGATACATCCATTACGCCACAGGAAGGGAAGATTGAGGGATCTGGTGAGATAAATCGAGGGTCTCCTAGTGAGGAAAGGCAATCTGATCCTCAAGCTGAAGAGGTTCTTGTTGATCGAATCGAAGAAGATAAATCAGGAAATTTGGCCCAACCACTTTCTTCGACAGAAGTTAAGGAGACAAATATGATGGTGTTACCCACAAGTTTAGATAATTCAGGTGATCAAACTGATTTACCTGATTCCTCATCCACGATGACAGGCAGAGAAAATATTGAGAATTCTTGCAAGGATGATTTGCAGGATTGCACAGTCACGGATTCAATAAAAACTCTCCAGGATAGTAGAGAATTACCTGAAGAGGTATCACAagtttcggctgcgcttgctCCAACCAACAGCAATGACTCGCCTCAAATGGATCCCCTTAGCTCCTCAGTCTCTCTGGAGCGACCACGTGATAATCCAATGAGTAGTGACCATATGGTTGCAACACATGATAACATTGTTTTGTCTGAAAATGTGTCATCTGTTTCATTAATTACTGAAGAAAACAAGTGTCAAAGTTCCTCTGAGAAATCCCTATCTGATAGTGCAGAACCGTTGGAGAATTGTAAAGATTCTGATAATAGCAGCGACAGATTGGTTGTTACTCAAGTCAACAAGGAACGGCTTTTAAGCATCACCGAAAACCTCATCTCTGTGGATTCTTCCGACCATATGGAAGTTTCCGCTGGTGATCAGATTAATGTTCCTCAAACTGAGGAGTCTGTTCCTGGAAATCCAGTTGATTTCTTAAACCAGCCCCCACCTTCTACAAGTACTATGGAAGAAGATAAGACCGAAACCTCATTTGATAGTGGACTAATTGCTGCCCCCCCGCTGCTGAGAGATGTTTTGCAGACTGAAACAGAACCCATGGACTCTTCTCAACCTGGTGGGATTTTAGAAGATGTATCAGGAGAAACAATTTTGCCTTCATCTTCTGTGTTGGAGGAG GTGGGGGAGCCTCCTCTAGACAAGGCTGCAACAAAACTAGGCAGTCCATCCTCTCTACCTGCTGAAAATGAAAGCATGGAACGCTCACCAGTTTCAAGTCCGGCTGATAATGTCATTGCAGTTGTAGAAACAGTTGTATGTGATGAAGCTGATGTACCCACAGAAAATGAAAGGTGCCCACTGACAGATGGTGTCGGAGATTCAAAAATGGCCATATGCAACGAAGCTGATGTTCCACCAGTCAGTGACACGGTGCAGGGTCCGGCCAATAGTTTCACTTCAGTAGAATTAACCATACATGATCAAGTTGATGTTCCTCCAGTTAGCGACTCGGCAAATGCTCCAAATGATACCTCTACCATATGTGATCAAGCTGATGCAACTCCAGCTTCCGAGTTAAAACAGGATCCAGTTGATAGTGCCACCCTGGCATGTGATCATGCGGATGTTCCTACAGTTTCTGACTCACTGCCAGAAAATAAGTCTCCAAACTTGGACCTGCCTTCTGGATCTCCACCAGTGAAGGATGAAACCACTGTCGAGACCCGGGAGCGGTCACTGGAGGAAACTCCAGTTAACCAAAGTTCAGTTGAATCCGAAACAGAGGATCCAAAGCAAAGTGAATGA